Proteins encoded within one genomic window of Neoarius graeffei isolate fNeoGra1 chromosome 18, fNeoGra1.pri, whole genome shotgun sequence:
- the fam83gb gene encoding protein FAM83G has translation MALSQLQCLDDNHVNCRVSESKPEFFYSEDQRLALEALISGGREAFDAYVKEHELRPFLSERELERLCCSVEEYRPGAEHPKADTAAAAAADREERALSLQYWPDRSDISIPDLDLGWPDYTSYRGVTRVNVHMQPPMDGQTHIKEVVRKTIAQAQKLIGIVMDIFTDVDIFKDLLDASFKRKVAVYIIIEQAAVQDFLQMCDRADMHGGHLKYLRVRCSGGSAFHTRSAKKVQGLLSQKFMFVDGDRAISGSYSFTWTASRLDRNLITVLTGQVVETFDKQFRELYLNSRGVNLSKIRLVELPEPDPVPLPTPASLPSTAVARKLINPKYALVETASRTSSDKASSPKDSSQTPLPQPVKRHRELTEELPKHPGLIGLPKAELIPYLPTWPEPDPPSDVIGFINIRDTSKPLQPHLMRSQRFETSQAIRFKDPFTAPPEEPLPDKARPRVRASHTSKTKPPATRVEPVDKPDGKVPSEDKLPNAPPDTVNPDNSPKPAQPLMDNAQTQGPPPGPPVPKPRTLKLVMTAGDGPDVQVSVVRRSRMKPYETSSSEEYGEAPEVPNSVSANQDSESKTKDDNADSTRSPELAHSAQDVGSTASDEYYECPDLDHNLLTNGDPTVLGQLREHGSLNVMARLSQSMVELRQQPHRQELAKSSNPTDRNLLNVRSRYTRKAYQPLEISSMREAYNRAKVVIAKPGVYHRPPKSSTRVIGGHRYWQDKLATTQSDAVRPSRSPCRRIPPGGLKTSQSATQRASCTHSISPRRNETQMPLGIPISKLASLRNLRGKVPGVTSDTKVGHGRKEC, from the exons ATGGCTCTGTCCCAGCTTCAGTGTCTGGATGACAACCACGTGAACTGTCGCGTGAGCGAGTCCAAACCGGAGTTCTTCTACAGCGAGGACCAGCGGCTCGCGCTCGAGGCGCTCATTTCCGGCGGCCGCGAGGCCTTTGACGCGTACGTGAAGGAGCACGAGCTGCGGCCCTTCCTGTCCGAGCGCGAGCTCGAGCGCCTCTGCTGCTCCGTGGAGGAGTACCGGCCCGGGGCCGAGCATCCCAAAGCGGACACCgcggcggcggcggcggcggACAGGGAAGAGCGCGCGCTGTCGCTGCAGTACTGGCCCGACCGCTCCGACATCTCCATCCCGGATTTGGACCTGGGCTGGCCCGACTACACCTCGTACCGCGGAGTCACGCGGGTCAACGTGCACATGCAGCCGCCCATGGACGGCCAGACGCACATCAAAGAGGTGGTGAGGAAGACCATTGCGCAGGCGCAGAAG CTCATCGGCATAGTCATGGACATCTTCACCGACGTGGACATTTTCAAGGACCTCCTGGACGCCAGCTTTAAGAGAAAAGTAGCAGTGTACATCATCATCGAACAAGCAGCCGTTCAGGACTTTCTGCAAATGTGTGATCGAGCAGACATGCACGGTGGACATCTAAAG TACCTGCGGGTCCGCTGCAGCGGAGGCTCTGCGTTCCACACACGCTCCGCTAAAAAAGTGCAAGGCTTACTGAGTCAGAAGTTCATGTTCGTGGATGGAGATCGCGCCATTTCTGGATCATACAG TTTTACGTGGACGGCTTCCCGCTTGGACCGCAACCTCATCACAGTCCTCACCGGACAGGTAGTGGAGACCTTCGACAAGCAGTTCCGTGAGCTCTACTTGAACTCTCGTGGCGTCAACCTCTCCAAAATCCGTCTGGTTGAACTCCCTGAGCCCGATCCAGTCCCTCTTCCTACACCGGCCTCTCTCCCATCAACGGCTGTTGCCAGGAAACTCATCAACCCCAAGTACGCCTTGGTGGAGACGGCAAGCCGAACCTCGTCAGACAAAGCCTCTAGTCCCAAGGACAGCTCACAGACTCCCTTGCCTCAGCCAGTTAAACGCCACCGTGAGTTAACTGAGGAACTGCCCAAACACCCGGGGCTTATAGGGTTACCAAAGGCAGAGCTCATTCCTTACCTGCCCACATGGCCGGAACCAGACCCACCTAGTGATGTCATCGGCTTTATCAACATTCGGGACACGAGCAAGCCGCTGCAGCCGCACCTGATGCGCTCGCAGCGATTTGAAACCTCACAGGCCATTCGTTTCAAGGACCCTTTTACCGCTCCACCAGAAGAGCCACTACCTGACAAGGCGAGACCACGTGTTCGAGCTAGCCACACCTCCAAAACAAAGCCACCAGCCACCCGTGTGGAACCAGTGGATAAACCTGACGGAAAGGTTCCATCAGAGGACAAGTTGCCAAATGCACCCCCAGACACTGTGAACCCTGATAACTCTCCTAAGCCAGCACAGCCTCTTATGGACAATGCTCAGACACAAGGACCTCCTCCAGGCCCTCCTGTGCCAAAGCCACGCACTCTAAAGCTGGTGATGACGGCAGGCGACGGGCCTGATGTGCAAGTCAGCGTAGTCAGGAGAAGCAGAATGAAACCATACGAGACTTCCAGCTCGGAGGAGTACGGAGAAGCACCAGAGGTGCCGAATTCAGTGTCGGCCAATCAGGATTCAGAAAGTAAAACTAAAGACGATAATGCAGACAGCACCAGAAGTCCTGAATTGGCCCATTCAGCACAGGACGTTGGCTCAACAGCATCGGACGAGTACTACGAGTGTCCAGACTTGGACCACAACTTGCTCACTAACGGTGACCCAACCGTCTTGGGACAGCTCAGAGAGCATGGTTCTTTGAATGTAATGGCACGACTGTCACAATCCATGGTGGAGCTGAGGCAGCAACCCCACAGACAGGAACTTGCTAAAAGCAGCAACCCCACAGACAGGAACTTGCTGAATGTACGGAGCAGATACACAAGAAAG GCCTATCAACCACTCGAAATCTCTTCCATGCGAGAAGCTTACAACAGAGCCAAAGTAGTGATCGCCAAACCGGGAGTGTATCATCGTCCTCCGAAAAGTAGCACCCGTGTAATCGGGGGGCACCGATACTGGCAGGACAAACTGGCCACAACGCAGTCTGACGCTGTCCGTCCTAGCCGCTCCCCCTGCAGAAGGATCCCACCCGGAGGACTCAAAACCAGCCAATCAGCAACTCAACGTGCGTCTTGCACACACTCCATTTCACCACGGAGGAATGAAACGCAGATGCCATTAGGAATTCCTATTTCTAAACTCGCCAGCCTCCGAAACCTTAGGGGCAAGGTACCAGGAGTTACAAGTGACACGAAGGTCGGACACGGACGCAAGGAATGTTAA